The Choristoneura fumiferana chromosome 10, NRCan_CFum_1, whole genome shotgun sequence genome has a segment encoding these proteins:
- the LOC141431821 gene encoding uncharacterized protein isoform X2: MTDAQFCLEWDSHNKNICTGLSSLQQNGEFVDMTLAADGHHVKVHQMVLALASPYIKELISSANCPHPVIFLNKVSYKTLCSILEYIYTGQAMVAVEELNELIVAAKELHIKGLEDVKSVAGAPSISDSEQPSSLVDEQPPEFPDVQIKLQRQSNIAPTPVVSKLTALKRRLAGEKTTSNVPLRKRSFPPKDLDSGTNNDMPTHLKEDDSENDKTFVYDDPLDADDRDDGDDYCIEETPPVKKVTQGQPDNAPNIECSLQYTISNQGAVQLILNRYMYSLNYRYRDNRRQWKCCDGRDYKCPAKVVTKDNIVLRR, translated from the exons ATGACGGATGCACAATTCTGTTTGGAATGGGATTCCCACAATAAGAATATCTGCACTGGTTTAAGTTCCCTTCAACAA AATGGTGAGTTCGTGGACATGACCCTAGCGGCGGACGGGCACCATGTCAAAGTACATCAGATGGTCCTTGCCCTCGCTAGCCCATACATAAAGGAGCTCATTTCTTCTGCCAACTGCCCACATCCTGTTATATTCTTGAAT AAAGTCTCATACAAAACACTATGCTCCATATTGGAGTACATCTACACTGGGCAGGCTATGGTGGCTGTGGAAGAACTCAATGAGCTGATTGTCGCTGCCAAGGAACTGCATATCAAGGGTTTGGAAGATGTG aaatCTGTAGCCGGGGCGCCATCTATTTCTGACTCAGAGCAACCATCGTCATTAGTCGATGAACAGCCACCAGAGTTCCCGGATGTACAAATAAAACTCCAACGTCAAAGTAACATAGCTCCCACACCCGTCGTTTCCAAGCTAACCGCGCTCAAGAGAAGACTTGCTGGTGAGAAGACAACCTCAAATGTGCCCTTGAGGAAACGAAGCTTCCCACCAAAGGACTTGGATTCTGGAACCAATAATGACATGCCCACACATTTGAAAGAAGATGACAGTGAAAATGACAAGACTTTTGTCTATGATGATCCGTTAGATGCTGATGATCGGGACGATGGCGATGACTATTGCATTGAAGAAACACCACCGGTAAAGAAGGTCACCCAAGGACAACCAGACAATGCTCCAA ACATAGAGTGCTCTCTCCAATACACGATATCGAATCAAGGTGCGGTACAGCTCATTCTGAACCGGTACATGTATTCCCTAAATTACCGGTACCGGGACAACCGCAGGCAGTGGAAGTGTTGTGACGGGAGGGACTACAAGTGTCCCGCTAAAGTCGTCACTAAGGACAACATAGTTTTACGGAGGTAG
- the LOC141431821 gene encoding uncharacterized protein isoform X1: MTDAQFCLEWDSHNKNICTGLSSLQQNGEFVDMTLAADGHHVKVHQMVLALASPYIKELISSANCPHPVIFLNKVSYKTLCSILEYIYTGQAMVAVEELNELIVAAKELHIKGLEDVKSVAGAPSISDSEQPSSLVDEQPPEFPDVQIKLQRQSNIAPTPVVSKLTALKRRLAGEKTTSNVPLRKRSFPPKDLDSGTNNDMPTHLKEDDSENDKTFVYDDPLDADDRDDGDDYCIEETPPVKKVTQGQPDNAPMSVQYTLSNQGSLQLILNRFVYSLYYQYRDKSRQWRCIDNRANKCTASVFTKDNIVMRRVGAHTHPFHDKTILKKVRAGTVFSALQEAEAKTTKPPRMTHSTDKK, encoded by the exons ATGACGGATGCACAATTCTGTTTGGAATGGGATTCCCACAATAAGAATATCTGCACTGGTTTAAGTTCCCTTCAACAA AATGGTGAGTTCGTGGACATGACCCTAGCGGCGGACGGGCACCATGTCAAAGTACATCAGATGGTCCTTGCCCTCGCTAGCCCATACATAAAGGAGCTCATTTCTTCTGCCAACTGCCCACATCCTGTTATATTCTTGAAT AAAGTCTCATACAAAACACTATGCTCCATATTGGAGTACATCTACACTGGGCAGGCTATGGTGGCTGTGGAAGAACTCAATGAGCTGATTGTCGCTGCCAAGGAACTGCATATCAAGGGTTTGGAAGATGTG aaatCTGTAGCCGGGGCGCCATCTATTTCTGACTCAGAGCAACCATCGTCATTAGTCGATGAACAGCCACCAGAGTTCCCGGATGTACAAATAAAACTCCAACGTCAAAGTAACATAGCTCCCACACCCGTCGTTTCCAAGCTAACCGCGCTCAAGAGAAGACTTGCTGGTGAGAAGACAACCTCAAATGTGCCCTTGAGGAAACGAAGCTTCCCACCAAAGGACTTGGATTCTGGAACCAATAATGACATGCCCACACATTTGAAAGAAGATGACAGTGAAAATGACAAGACTTTTGTCTATGATGATCCGTTAGATGCTGATGATCGGGACGATGGCGATGACTATTGCATTGAAGAAACACCACCGGTAAAGAAGGTCACCCAAGGACAACCAGACAATGCTCCAA TGTCCGTGCAATACACATTGTCAAATCAAGGCTCGCTGCAACTGATCCTGAATAGATTTGTGTACTCGCTGTATTACCAGTACCGGGATAAAAGCAGACAGTGGAGGTGCATTGACAACAGAGCCAACAAGTGTACAGCTTCTGTCTTCACTAAGGACAATATCGTGATGAGAAG AGTTGGAGCTCACACTCATCCGTTCCACGACAAGACCATACTGAAGAAGGTTCGCGCCGGCACCGTGTTCTCTGCGCTGCAGGAGGCCGAGGCCAAAACTACTAAGCCGCCGCGAATGACGCACTCGACggacaaaaaataa